A single genomic interval of Streptomyces showdoensis harbors:
- a CDS encoding HSP90 family protein gives MTADQTPHTFQVDLRGLVDLLSHHLYSSPRVYLRELLQNAVDALTARRALDPDAPATVRIHADGTTLRITDTGIGLTETDVHTLLATIGRSSKRDTTHGLETARTEFLGQFGIGLLACFVVAAEIRVVSRSARTPDAPPVEWRAHDDGSYTVTPLHHTAHPEPGTTVHLTARPGTTDWLTHDRALTLARHYGNLLPHDIRVGDEPVAELPAPWERTYPSPAARRVALAAHCQEQFGFGPLDSIDLDLPLAGIRGVAYVLPSAVSPAQRAGHRVHLKGMLLTEKADGLLPDWAFFVRCVLDTDTLRPTASRESLYEDEALAGVRDALGEAIRDWLTGLAAGSPERLGQFLSVHHLGVKSLARHDDGILAAMLPWLPFETTDGQLSLDEFARRHRVVHFTRTVEEFRQVAAIAAAQGIGVVNGGYTYDAELLARLPEVRPGTVVAELDADTVTAHLDAVDPDRELALSGFLSVARSTLDALGCDVSLRSFHPVTVPALHLDDRTARHEQARAEAAEQADDLWAGILGSLRGSAPRARLVLNHHSPLVRRISALDDPRLTATAVEALYGQALLMAQRPLRPADNALLNRTFLGLLEWSTAHGADGGTEG, from the coding sequence ATGACTGCTGACCAGACACCGCACACGTTCCAGGTCGATCTGCGTGGCCTGGTGGACCTGCTCTCCCACCACCTCTACTCCAGCCCCCGGGTCTACCTGCGCGAACTGCTGCAGAACGCCGTGGACGCACTCACCGCCCGCCGCGCCCTGGACCCCGACGCACCCGCCACGGTCCGCATCCACGCCGACGGCACCACCCTGCGCATCACCGACACCGGCATCGGCCTCACCGAGACCGACGTCCACACCCTCCTCGCCACCATCGGCCGCAGCTCCAAACGCGACACCACCCACGGCCTGGAGACCGCCCGCACCGAATTCCTCGGCCAGTTCGGCATCGGACTCCTCGCCTGCTTCGTCGTCGCCGCCGAGATCCGCGTCGTCTCCCGCTCCGCCCGCACCCCCGACGCACCCCCCGTCGAATGGCGCGCCCACGACGACGGCTCCTACACCGTCACCCCCCTCCACCACACCGCACACCCCGAACCCGGCACCACCGTCCACCTCACCGCCCGCCCCGGCACCACCGACTGGCTCACCCACGACCGCGCCCTCACCCTCGCCCGCCACTACGGCAACCTCCTCCCCCACGACATCCGGGTGGGCGACGAGCCGGTCGCCGAGCTGCCGGCGCCGTGGGAGCGGACGTACCCGAGCCCGGCGGCGCGGCGGGTCGCGCTGGCGGCGCACTGTCAGGAGCAGTTCGGGTTCGGTCCGCTGGACTCGATCGACCTGGACCTGCCGCTGGCGGGCATCCGGGGCGTGGCGTACGTGCTGCCGTCGGCGGTGAGTCCGGCGCAGCGGGCCGGGCACCGGGTCCATCTCAAGGGGATGCTGCTGACCGAGAAGGCCGACGGGCTGCTCCCGGACTGGGCCTTCTTCGTCCGCTGCGTCCTGGACACCGACACCCTGCGGCCCACGGCCTCCCGGGAGTCGCTGTACGAGGACGAGGCCCTGGCGGGGGTGCGGGACGCGCTGGGCGAGGCGATCCGCGACTGGCTCACGGGGCTGGCCGCCGGATCGCCGGAGCGGCTGGGGCAGTTCCTGTCCGTGCACCACCTCGGCGTGAAGTCGCTGGCCCGGCACGACGACGGGATCCTGGCGGCGATGCTGCCCTGGCTCCCCTTCGAGACCACCGACGGACAGCTCTCCCTCGACGAGTTCGCCCGCCGCCACCGCGTCGTCCACTTCACCCGCACCGTCGAGGAGTTCCGCCAGGTCGCCGCCATCGCCGCCGCCCAGGGCATCGGCGTCGTCAACGGCGGATACACCTACGACGCGGAGCTGCTCGCGCGGCTTCCGGAGGTGCGGCCGGGGACGGTGGTGGCCGAGCTCGACGCGGACACCGTGACGGCGCACCTGGACGCGGTCGACCCGGACCGGGAGCTGGCCCTGTCCGGCTTCCTGTCGGTGGCCCGGTCGACCCTGGACGCCCTGGGCTGCGACGTGTCGCTGCGCTCCTTCCATCCGGTGACCGTCCCCGCCCTGCACCTGGACGACCGGACCGCCCGCCACGAGCAGGCGCGGGCCGAGGCCGCGGAGCAGGCCGACGACCTGTGGGCCGGGATCCTCGGCTCCCTGCGCGGCAGCGCGCCCCGCGCCCGGCTGGTCCTCAACCACCACAGCCCGCTCGTCCGCCGCATCAGCGCCCTCGACGACCCCCGGCTCACCGCCACCGCCGTCGAAGCCCTCTACGGACAAGCCCTCCTCATGGCCCAACGCCCGCTCCGCCCCGCCGACAACGCCCTCCTCAACCGCACCTTCCTCGGCCTCCTCGAATGGAGCACCGCGCACGGCGCCGACGGGGGGACGGAGGGATGA
- a CDS encoding DAK2 domain-containing protein translates to MPRAPQTLDAEAIRSWCAGALVALGREREEIDAINVYPVADGDTGTNLYLTVESAARSVEEAFGAAGDPAAGLPDVAEVIRAMAHGALLGARGNSGTILSQLLRGMAAVLAGGSDGDHLARALAGAADAARQAVAHPVEGTVLTVACAAAEACAGGGELVTVATRAYEGARSALERTPGQLDVLRRAGVVDAGGRGLVTVLGALVESLTGEAQDRPAPPAHRPVLDPGCDAEGGGPGYEVIYLLEAEDAAVERLRARLDALGESLVVVGGDGLWNVHVHVDDAGAAVEAGVEAGRPYRIRITHFEGAAAGPPPEPVQRAVVAVLPGEGLAGLCAEAGATTLLALPGEPPSAAELAEAVRRAHAREVVLLPNDTDLRQAAAAAAEQARAEGIRVALIPTRAAVQGIAALAVHEPDRRFDEDVVAMTAAAGATRYAELAVAERQSFTSAGVCQAGDVLGLIEGDVAVIGQDLTTTARTVLDRMLSAGGELVTLIVAADTPPDLARTLERHVRATYLAVDTTTYEAGAGAPALLIGVE, encoded by the coding sequence TTGCCGCGAGCTCCGCAGACCCTCGACGCCGAAGCGATCCGATCCTGGTGCGCAGGGGCCCTGGTGGCGCTCGGCAGGGAGCGCGAGGAGATCGACGCCATCAACGTCTATCCCGTCGCGGACGGTGACACCGGGACCAACCTGTACCTGACCGTGGAGTCGGCCGCGCGGTCCGTGGAGGAGGCCTTCGGGGCCGCCGGGGACCCCGCCGCGGGGCTGCCGGACGTGGCCGAGGTCATACGGGCCATGGCCCACGGCGCCCTCCTCGGCGCCCGCGGCAACTCCGGCACGATCCTCTCCCAGCTGCTCCGCGGCATGGCCGCCGTGCTGGCCGGGGGGAGTGACGGCGATCACCTCGCCCGCGCCCTCGCCGGCGCCGCCGACGCGGCCCGGCAGGCCGTGGCCCACCCCGTCGAGGGCACCGTCCTCACCGTCGCCTGCGCCGCCGCCGAGGCCTGCGCGGGGGGCGGGGAGCTCGTGACGGTGGCCACGAGGGCGTACGAGGGGGCCAGGAGCGCCCTGGAGCGCACCCCCGGCCAACTGGACGTACTGCGCCGCGCGGGCGTCGTGGACGCCGGAGGACGCGGTCTGGTGACCGTGCTCGGCGCCCTCGTGGAGAGCCTCACCGGCGAGGCGCAGGACCGGCCCGCGCCGCCCGCGCACCGCCCGGTCCTCGACCCCGGGTGCGACGCCGAGGGCGGCGGCCCCGGCTACGAGGTGATCTACCTCCTGGAGGCCGAGGACGCGGCGGTGGAACGGCTGCGGGCCCGCCTCGACGCGCTGGGCGAGTCCCTGGTCGTCGTCGGCGGCGACGGGCTGTGGAACGTCCACGTCCACGTCGACGACGCGGGCGCGGCCGTCGAGGCCGGCGTGGAGGCGGGACGCCCCTACCGGATCCGCATCACCCACTTCGAGGGCGCCGCGGCCGGACCGCCGCCCGAGCCCGTCCAGCGGGCCGTCGTCGCCGTCCTGCCCGGCGAGGGCCTGGCCGGGCTCTGCGCCGAGGCCGGGGCGACCACCCTGCTCGCCCTGCCCGGCGAACCGCCCTCCGCGGCGGAGCTCGCCGAGGCGGTCCGGCGGGCGCACGCGCGCGAGGTCGTCCTGCTGCCCAACGACACCGACCTGCGGCAGGCCGCCGCCGCTGCCGCCGAACAGGCCCGCGCCGAGGGCATCCGGGTCGCCCTCATCCCGACCCGCGCCGCGGTCCAGGGCATCGCCGCCCTCGCCGTCCACGAGCCGGACCGGCGCTTCGACGAGGACGTCGTCGCCATGACCGCGGCGGCCGGCGCGACCCGCTACGCCGAACTCGCGGTCGCCGAACGCCAGTCCTTCACCTCCGCCGGCGTCTGCCAGGCCGGGGACGTCCTGGGCCTCATCGAGGGCGACGTCGCCGTCATCGGCCAGGACCTCACCACGACGGCCCGCACCGTCCTCGACCGGATGCTCTCCGCGGGCGGCGAGCTCGTCACGCTCATCGTCGCCGCCGACACCCCGCCGGACCTGGCCCGCACCCTGGAACGGCACGTACGGGCCACCTACCTGGCGGTGGACACGACGACGTACGAGGCCGGGGCGGGGGCCCCGGCGCTGCTCATCGGCGTGGAGTAG
- the rpmB gene encoding 50S ribosomal protein L28, whose amino-acid sequence MAANCDVCGKGPGFGNNISHSHRRTSRRWNPNIQRVRAVVGRTPKRLNVCTSCIKAGKVSR is encoded by the coding sequence GTGGCTGCCAACTGCGACGTCTGCGGCAAGGGGCCGGGCTTCGGCAACAACATTTCGCACTCGCACCGCCGTACGTCTCGTCGCTGGAACCCGAACATCCAGCGTGTGCGTGCCGTGGTCGGTCGGACGCCGAAGCGGCTCAACGTCTGCACCTCGTGCATCAAGGCCGGCAAGGTCTCGCGCTAA
- the thiD gene encoding bifunctional hydroxymethylpyrimidine kinase/phosphomethylpyrimidine kinase has translation MTSRPPLVLTVAGSDSGGGAGIQADLKTMLALGVHGMSVLTAVTAQNSRGVLGAWELPVEAVRAQFRAVVDDIGVQAVKTGMLASAPLVETVAELLAPLDAPVVVDPVGVSKHGDPLLAASALDSVRMKLLPVATVATPNLDEVAQLTGLVVEDEAGMRRAADAILAYGPRWALIKGGHLPSGEAAVDLLTDGSEEHWLRAPRHDNRHTHGTGCTLASAVASGLARGLPVPAAVREAKAYVTGAIAAGFALGAGIGPVDHGWRFRG, from the coding sequence GTGACCTCCCGTCCCCCGCTGGTGCTGACCGTCGCCGGATCGGACTCCGGCGGCGGCGCGGGCATCCAGGCCGACCTGAAGACGATGCTCGCCCTCGGCGTCCACGGCATGAGCGTGCTCACCGCGGTGACCGCCCAGAACTCGCGGGGCGTCCTGGGCGCCTGGGAGCTGCCCGTGGAGGCCGTACGGGCCCAGTTCCGGGCCGTGGTGGACGACATCGGCGTCCAGGCCGTGAAGACCGGCATGCTCGCCTCAGCCCCGCTGGTGGAGACGGTGGCGGAGCTGCTGGCCCCGCTCGACGCCCCGGTGGTCGTCGACCCGGTCGGCGTCTCCAAGCACGGCGACCCGCTGCTCGCCGCCTCCGCGCTCGACTCCGTCCGTATGAAGCTGCTGCCGGTCGCGACCGTCGCCACCCCCAACCTGGACGAAGTGGCGCAGCTCACGGGCCTCGTGGTCGAGGACGAGGCCGGGATGCGGCGGGCCGCCGACGCGATCCTGGCGTACGGGCCGCGCTGGGCGCTGATCAAGGGCGGGCACCTGCCCTCCGGCGAGGCGGCCGTGGACCTGCTCACGGACGGCTCCGAGGAGCACTGGCTGCGGGCGCCGCGGCACGACAACCGGCACACCCACGGCACGGGCTGCACGCTCGCCTCCGCGGTCGCCTCCGGGCTCGCGCGGGGCCTGCCGGTGCCGGCGGCGGTGCGGGAGGCCAAGGCGTACGTGACGGGGGCGATCGCCGCCGGGTTCGCGCTGGGCGCGGGCATCGGCCCGGTCGACCACGGCTGGCGCTTCCGGGGCTAG